A stretch of the Acyrthosiphon pisum isolate AL4f chromosome A2, pea_aphid_22Mar2018_4r6ur, whole genome shotgun sequence genome encodes the following:
- the LOC103308574 gene encoding uncharacterized protein LOC103308574 has protein sequence MPRDRLFGKKTGKRNSELFCGTWNVRTLYKQGAALNLERVAEKYKIRCIALQEVRWEDAGSSKISQTTIINGSSAQGHRLGTDFAIHESIIHMVKDFKDISPRISTLTLKTRDFQIVLINAHAPTEEKDDEEKEEFYSTLEDLMDTGVGDVKIVLGDFNAKIDILPQENDEGLVYFRQFLMYDCHSYNFLQRTQAL, from the exons ATGCCTCGGGATAGATTATTTGGTAAAAAGACTGGAAAACGGAATTCGGAATTATTTTGTGGCACTTGGAATGTACGGACTTTATATAAGCAAGGAGCAGCATTGAATTTAGAAAGAGTAGCAGAGAAGTATAAAATCAGATGCATAGCCCTTCAAGAAGTGAGGTGGGAAGATGCAGGGTCTAGTAAAATATCTCAGACAACCATCATAAACGGAAGTAGTGCACAAGGACATAGGTTAGGGACTGATTTCGCGATTCATGAATCAATAATTCACATGGTGAAGGATTTTAAGGATATTAGTCCAAGAATCTCCACATTAACACTAAAGACCAGAGATTTTCAAATAGTCCTAATTAATGCCCATGCACCAACAGAAGAAAAAGACGATGAAGAAAAGGAAGAGTTTTATTCTACACTAGAAGACTTAATGGATACAGGAGTTGGTGATGTAAAAATAGTTCTAGGAGATTTTAACGCAAAAATCG ATATTCTTCCTCAGGAAAACGATGAAGGATTGGTTTATTTTCGGCAATTTTTGATGTACGACTGCCACtcgtacaattttttacaacGCACACAGGcattataa